Below is a window of Betaproteobacteria bacterium DNA.
TGGATGATGCCGTGCCCGCTCATGATGAAGTAGATTTCCTCGAAGTCCGGCGCATATTCGACCTCGAAGCCCTCCGCGGTGTACTTGGTGTGCCGATGCCAGCGATGCGGGCTGAAACCCGGGCTGACTTCGTCGATGTTGAAGAAGAACTTGTCGGTCGCGACGATCCTCTTCACCTGTCCCGCTTCCTTGCCCTGGCCGCGGATGTTCTGCGCCTGGACGTCGTCGGCTTTGATGATTCTGAGCGGCGTCATCGATTTCTCCGTCAACGGATCGGTCCGCGGCTGTCG
It encodes the following:
- a CDS encoding cupin domain-containing protein, which translates into the protein MTPLRIIKADDVQAQNIRGQGKEAGQVKRIVATDKFFFNIDEVSPGFSPHRWHRHTKYTAEGFEVEYAPDFEEIYFIMSGHGIIQWKSASGEIEEQEVGPGDTIHMPPGAVEHQLLNNGAETIRLAVVGVPPTRRRPI